One window of the Eucalyptus grandis isolate ANBG69807.140 chromosome 8, ASM1654582v1, whole genome shotgun sequence genome contains the following:
- the LOC104414803 gene encoding protein ACCELERATED CELL DEATH 6, producing MDRHRVSITIEDNEIWEQRRARLKALEWLNKPHRPAELKWRVSPRLQAAAKEGNVDNFIEALEKYSAEEGVPLSEIIDIQGPSGNSLLHVAAGIENCDILRAILEVIPDKRRTTEANFRGDTALHVAARAGRIHAAKLLLDCDGIVDIANDAGNTALHEAVRNGHYELTRMLLNLGSNLVYKENRERKCPLYLAVETGDLRSLVLLMEAVDGEKVSSLEGMSPVHGAVMHQTIEMLKEMSKRKKELFYLSDAGGGTPLHLAAYVNYVVGVKFLVNEFTSSFVEYDKEGYLPIHVACKMGHLETIKNLLQHWPDPEELLNFKEGQNILHVAAKYGRASVVKYILSNPELEKLINVKDKLGNTPLHLATLQWQPEVLLSLTRDNRVDLKLVNNSNLTALDIVDEQLKKVDAPLHQSLTRTILLSAGAPRSKDKAICQPKGLGPGSDLEPPDLDRLKDEANSRMVVATLVAAMTFAAGFSVPGGYKDTEPDAGIATLLNKPMYDVFVICNTVAMFSSIISVVILLWRQINDSHAVLHALGKARQPLLVALATMSMAFMAGVYVTVSKRTWIAVVTLIIGISALFVILSLYMALFVPLGYKCRLVQLLGDYILRAGISISRSVSVERAAWQPEYPLGSLKLHARSLEIDPAPSTNATYGES from the exons ATGGATCGCCATCGCGTGAGTATAACTATCGAGGATAATGAAATCTGGGAGCAGAGAAGGGCCAGATTGAAAGCGCTGGAGTGGTTAAACAAACCACACCGCCCAGCAGAGCTCAAATGGCGTGTAAGTCCGCGGCTACAAGCCGCCGCGAAAGAAGGCAACGTTGACAACTTCATCGAAGCCCTCGAAAAGTATTCCGCGGAAGAGGGGGTCCCTTTGTCCGAGATCATAGACATACAGGGCCCTTCTGGGAACTCGTTGCTCCACGTCGCAGCAGGCATCGAGAATTGCGACATCCTTCGAGCCATCCTCGAGGTCATCCCCGACAAGCGGCGCACCACTGAGGCGAACTTCCGAGGGGACACCGCGCTCCATGTCGCGGCGAGAGCCGGGAGGATCCACGCAGCCAAACTCCTCCTTGACTGCGATGGGATCGTGGACATAGCGAACGACGCAGGCAACACGGCACTGCACGAGGCTGTGAGGAACGGTCACTACGAATTGACCCGTATGCTCCTGAATCTTGGGTCAAATTTGGTTTATAAGGAGAACAGAGAGCGTAAGTGCCCGCTGTACTTGGCAGTCGAGACAGGAGACTTGAGGAGTCTTGTGCTTTTGATGGAAGCAGTGGATGGAGAGAAAGTCTCTTCATTGGAAGGCATGTCGCCAGTCCACGGAGCCGTGATGCACCAAACGATAG AAATGCTGAAAGAGATGTCAAAGCGGAAGAAAGAGTTATTTTATTTAAGTGATGCTGGAGGTGGTACTCCCCTCCATCTAGCAGCATATGTGAATTACGTCGTTGGAGTCAAATTCCTGGTTAATGAGTTCACTTCGAGCTTCGTTGAATACGATAAAGAGGGCTATCTTCCGATCCACGTCGCATGCAAGATGGGTCATCTTGAAACAATCAAGAATTTGCTTCAACATTGGCCAGATCCAGAAGAGTTGCTAAATTTTAAGGAAGGGCAAAATATACTCCATGTTGCGGCAAAGTATGGAAGGGCCTCCGTAGTGAAGTACATACTTAGCAATCCCGAGCTTGAGAAGCTCATAAATGTGAAAGACAAGTTAGGAAATACGCCTCTACATCTGGCCACATTGCAGTGGCAACCCGAAGTTCTACTATCTCTCACCCGAGACAATAGGGTTGATCTTAAGCTTGTAAACAACAGCAATTTGACGGCTCTCGACATTGTAGATGAGCAACTAAAAAAAGTCGATGCTCCACTTCACCAG AGCTTAACACGAACGATATTATTATCTGCTGGAGCACCTAGAAGCAAAGACAAAGCAATTTGCCAACCAAAAGGCTTAGGCCCGGGGAGTGATTTGGAGCCTCCAGATTTGGATAGACTTAAGGACGAGGCCAATTCCCGTATGGTCGTGGCAACGCTAGTTGCTGCTATGACCTTTGCTGCTGGATTTTCTGTTCCTGGAGGATATAAAGATACCGAACCAGATGCGGGAATTGCTACACTATTGAACAAACCCATGTATGACGTCTTTGTGATTTGCAACACTGTCGCCATGTTCAGCTCAATAATTTCAGTTGTGATCCTTCTGTGGAGACAGATCAATGATTCACACGCCGTGCTTCACGCCCTTGGAAAGGCAAGGCAACCACTGCTTGTAGCTCTTGCCACAATGTCCATGGCCTTCATGGCAGGGGTCTACGTGACCGTAAGTAAACGCACTTGGATCGCAGTTGTCACCTTGATCATCGGAATTAGTGCCCTCTTTGTTATCTTGAGTCTTTACATGGCCTTGTTTGTTCCACTTGGGTACAAATGCCGTCTTGTCCAGCTCTTGGGTGACTACATCCTTAGAGCTGGTATATCAATTTCAAGAAGTGTGAGCGTAGAAAGGGCTGCGTGGCAGCCTGAGTATCCTCTTGGGTCCCTCAAACTTCATGCTAGGTCTCTAGAAATTGATCCGGCACCATCAACAAATGCCACCTATGGAGAATCATGA